One Syngnathus acus chromosome 13, fSynAcu1.2, whole genome shotgun sequence genomic window carries:
- the LOC119132634 gene encoding diablo homolog, mitochondrial-like yields MAALGRGAAFFRLLRSNAQVLRRHGKTAVGTLASWRSAAMAAAGGGLCAVPFTQIPNLSHESLIRRAASLVTDSSSTFLSQSTLALIDAIAEYSKAVHTLVALQKRYLASLGSLSQTEEEDIWQVMIGQRAKVSDRQEECKRFEAVWSGALRLCETAAEAAYTSGAEHASITVRTNVELARSQAEEARKFSRDADKKLVEAKALEIQADARRSAVSENGEDDVPEAYLRED; encoded by the exons GAGCAATGCTCAGGTGCTGCGGAGGCACGGCAAAACAGCGGTTGGCACCTTGGCAAGCTGGAGGAGCGCGGCGATGGCGGCGGCAGGTGGTGGGCTGTGCGCCGTCCCCTTCACTCAA ATTCCCAACCTCTCCCACGAGTCTCTGATCAGACGAGCGGCCTCGCTGGTGACGGACAGTTCCAGCACGTTCCTCTCGCAGAGCACTTTGGCCCTCATAGATGCCATCGCTGAGTATTCAAAG GCGGTGCACACGCTGGTAGCGCTCCAAAAACGCTACTTGGCCTCACTGGGGAGTCTGAGCCAAACGGAGGAAGAAGACATCTGGCAGGTGATGATTGGCCAGCGAGCCAAG GTCAGCGACAGACAAGAGGAGTGCAAGCGTTTCGAGGCGGTGTGGAGCGGCGCCCTCCGCTTGTGTGAAACGGCAGCTGAGGCGGCGTACACTTCAG GGGCCGAGCACGCGTCCATCACCGTGCGGACCAACGTGGAGCTGGCTCGCTCCCAGGCCGAGGAGGCGCGCAAATTCTCCCGGGATGCCGACAAGAAGCTGGTGGAAGCCAAAGCCCTTGAAATCCAGGCCGACGCTCGGCGCTCAGCCGTCTCGGAGAACGGCGAGGACGACGTGCCCGAAGCGTACCTCCGGGAGGACTGA